From the Poecilia reticulata strain Guanapo unplaced genomic scaffold, Guppy_female_1.0+MT scaffold_257, whole genome shotgun sequence genome, one window contains:
- the LOC103460567 gene encoding uncharacterized protein LOC103460567 isoform X1: MRQGVRDFKVSVRRTDASDRCRLKGDGVLRADMDALHLMDKTGDILYTWPYRYLRRFGRDKSTFSFEAGRRCDSGEGSFEFDTKQGNLLFQAVEAAINLQKISLPHRQTSGGGPMPAETGPNHHNLTLPAPPANPALGHSRTPPPQKQPRVQVQQGDEGVYSMVTEPQHLHKSHNKDAESSNSSQQQRPQLARLEPPVDKMLTGVKSLTLDTRGLPVPRKSQVKMISSCPLPNASPESGSGQLPGPASSPAPGARLSPKLGSNPNLEQTYSQISMADVTVRATKKDKKGGGAAATGRDADYSLPFDTLASNIMSDILAADQGGPGADPLYDSIDELKIRNIFRSEARTTDGTYRKVDHIYDEPEGCAAATGPPAAPHPSVYDDPEEMRGDAWRIMGTSVDPKGHEYPYNPRVDDYAVPRRPKRAFASQKSVASEEEEEQKQEEPQEEDVEGDEQEELEEKQFSPYDNLVVKMA, translated from the exons atGAGACAAGGAG TGCGGGACTTCAAAGTATCTGTCCGGAGAACGGATGCGTCAGATCGATGCCGGCTGAAGGGGGACGGCGTCCTGAGAGCCGACATGGACGCACTGCACCTGATGGACAAGACGGGGGACATCCTGTACACCTGGCCGTACAGGTACCTGCGGCGCTTCGGACGGGACAAG TCCACCTTCTCCTTCGAGGCGGGTCGCAGGTGTGACTCCGGCGAGGGAAGCTTCGAGTTCGACACCAAGCAGGGAAACCTGCTGTTCCAGGCCGTGGAGGCCGCCATCAACCTGCAGAAGATCTCCCTTCCCCACAGACAGACCTCCGGAGGGGGCCCAATGCCTGCAGAGACCGGCCCCAACCACCACAACCTCACCCTGCCAGCCCCACCCGCTAACCCCGCCCTGGGCCACAGCCGAACGCCGCCGCCACAGAAGCAGCCCCGTGTCCAGGTCCAACAG GGCGATGAAGGTGTGTACAGCATGGTGACGGAGCCTCAACACCTGCACAAGAGCCATAACAAAGACGCTGAGAGCTCCAACTCTTCACAGCAGCAGCGCCCCCAGCTG GCCCGTCTGGAGCCGCCGGTGGATAAAATGCTGACCGGCGTGAAGAGTTTGACCCTGGACACCCGCGGCCTCCCCGTCCCCAGGAAGAGCCAGGTGAAGATGATCTCCAGCTGCCCGTTGCCCAACGCCAGCCCTGAATCGGGCAGCGGCCAGCTGCCTGGCCCCGCCTCCAGCCCCGCCCCCGGCGCCCGCCTCAGCCCCAAACTCGGCTCCAACCCCAACCTGGAGCAGACCTACTCCCAGATCAGCATGGCGGACGTCACTGTGCGCGCCACCAAGAAGGACAAGAAGGGCGGTGGCGCTGCGGCGACAGGTAGGGATGCGGACTACTCGCTGCCCTTCGACACCCTCGCCTCTAACATCATGTCCGACATCCTGGCGGCGGACCAGGGCGGTCCGGGTGCTGACCCGCTCTACGACAGCATCGACGAGCTGAAGATCCGGAACATCTTCCGGAGTGAAGCCAGGACAACAGACGGCACTTACAGGAAGGTGGACCACATCTACGACGAGCCTGAAGGCTGCGCGGCGGCCACAGGGCCGCCGGCCGCGCCCCACCCCTCGGTCTACGATGACCCAGAGGAGATGAGAGGAGATGCCTGGAGGATCATGGGTACCTCTGTCGACCCCAAAGGCCACGAGTATCCCTACAACCCCCGTGTGGACGACTACGCCGTGCCCAGGAGGCCCAAGAGGGCATTTGCTTCCCAGAAGAGCGTCGCtagtgaagaagaggaggagcagaaacagGAGGAGCCGCAGGAAGAGGACGTGGAGGGCGACGaacaggaggagctggaggagaaacagTTTTCACCGTATGACAACCTGGTCGTTAAAATGGCCTGA
- the LOC103460567 gene encoding uncharacterized protein LOC103460567 isoform X2, with protein sequence MDALHLMDKTGDILYTWPYRYLRRFGRDKSTFSFEAGRRCDSGEGSFEFDTKQGNLLFQAVEAAINLQKISLPHRQTSGGGPMPAETGPNHHNLTLPAPPANPALGHSRTPPPQKQPRVQVQQGDEGVYSMVTEPQHLHKSHNKDAESSNSSQQQRPQLARLEPPVDKMLTGVKSLTLDTRGLPVPRKSQVKMISSCPLPNASPESGSGQLPGPASSPAPGARLSPKLGSNPNLEQTYSQISMADVTVRATKKDKKGGGAAATGRDADYSLPFDTLASNIMSDILAADQGGPGADPLYDSIDELKIRNIFRSEARTTDGTYRKVDHIYDEPEGCAAATGPPAAPHPSVYDDPEEMRGDAWRIMGTSVDPKGHEYPYNPRVDDYAVPRRPKRAFASQKSVASEEEEEQKQEEPQEEDVEGDEQEELEEKQFSPYDNLVVKMA encoded by the exons ATGGACGCACTGCACCTGATGGACAAGACGGGGGACATCCTGTACACCTGGCCGTACAGGTACCTGCGGCGCTTCGGACGGGACAAG TCCACCTTCTCCTTCGAGGCGGGTCGCAGGTGTGACTCCGGCGAGGGAAGCTTCGAGTTCGACACCAAGCAGGGAAACCTGCTGTTCCAGGCCGTGGAGGCCGCCATCAACCTGCAGAAGATCTCCCTTCCCCACAGACAGACCTCCGGAGGGGGCCCAATGCCTGCAGAGACCGGCCCCAACCACCACAACCTCACCCTGCCAGCCCCACCCGCTAACCCCGCCCTGGGCCACAGCCGAACGCCGCCGCCACAGAAGCAGCCCCGTGTCCAGGTCCAACAG GGCGATGAAGGTGTGTACAGCATGGTGACGGAGCCTCAACACCTGCACAAGAGCCATAACAAAGACGCTGAGAGCTCCAACTCTTCACAGCAGCAGCGCCCCCAGCTG GCCCGTCTGGAGCCGCCGGTGGATAAAATGCTGACCGGCGTGAAGAGTTTGACCCTGGACACCCGCGGCCTCCCCGTCCCCAGGAAGAGCCAGGTGAAGATGATCTCCAGCTGCCCGTTGCCCAACGCCAGCCCTGAATCGGGCAGCGGCCAGCTGCCTGGCCCCGCCTCCAGCCCCGCCCCCGGCGCCCGCCTCAGCCCCAAACTCGGCTCCAACCCCAACCTGGAGCAGACCTACTCCCAGATCAGCATGGCGGACGTCACTGTGCGCGCCACCAAGAAGGACAAGAAGGGCGGTGGCGCTGCGGCGACAGGTAGGGATGCGGACTACTCGCTGCCCTTCGACACCCTCGCCTCTAACATCATGTCCGACATCCTGGCGGCGGACCAGGGCGGTCCGGGTGCTGACCCGCTCTACGACAGCATCGACGAGCTGAAGATCCGGAACATCTTCCGGAGTGAAGCCAGGACAACAGACGGCACTTACAGGAAGGTGGACCACATCTACGACGAGCCTGAAGGCTGCGCGGCGGCCACAGGGCCGCCGGCCGCGCCCCACCCCTCGGTCTACGATGACCCAGAGGAGATGAGAGGAGATGCCTGGAGGATCATGGGTACCTCTGTCGACCCCAAAGGCCACGAGTATCCCTACAACCCCCGTGTGGACGACTACGCCGTGCCCAGGAGGCCCAAGAGGGCATTTGCTTCCCAGAAGAGCGTCGCtagtgaagaagaggaggagcagaaacagGAGGAGCCGCAGGAAGAGGACGTGGAGGGCGACGaacaggaggagctggaggagaaacagTTTTCACCGTATGACAACCTGGTCGTTAAAATGGCCTGA